The Engystomops pustulosus chromosome 4, aEngPut4.maternal, whole genome shotgun sequence genome contains a region encoding:
- the LUM gene encoding lumican, giving the protein MHRQIIPFFLLLICGSVYPQYDYDYGVPDDYPSNLQFGPSSPNCAPECNCPYNYPSAMYCDNLKLKQIPMIPPGIQYLYLQNNMIEGIADDTFQNVTNLKWLILDHNHLSNANIKKGAFSKLKELQRLYISFNNLTELVGPLPKTMTDLYASNNKISKITPNILEGLENLTVVHLQHNALKEDSISGAFKGLKSLMYLDLSYNQLTKLPIGLPPTINFLYFDNNKIGNIPDEYFQGFKALQYLRLSHNDLKDAGVPGNAFNISTLIELDLSFNSLEKIPAVNEGLENLYLHVNKIKKFDLSSFCKVVGPLEYSRVRHLRLDGNNITRADIPQEIHNCLRMASDIEL; this is encoded by the exons ATGCATCGGCAAATTATTCCTTTCTTTCTATTGCTAATATGTGGTAGTGTGTACCCCCAGTATGATTACGACTATGGTGTTCCAGATGACTACCCCTCCAACTTACAGTTTGGACCCTCCTCTCCTAATTGTGCACCAGAATGCAACTGTCCATATAATTATCCTTCTGCTATGTATTGCGATAACCTTAAATTAAAACAAATCCCAATGATTCCTCCTGGAATTCAGTACTTGTATCTTCAGAACAACATGATTGAGGGTATAGCTGATGACACATTCCAAAATGTAACAAATTTGAAATGGCTTATTTTAGACCATAATCACTTAAGCAATGCTAACATAAAGAAAGGTGCATTTTCTAAGTTGAAAGAGCTGCAGAGATTGTATATAAGTTTTAACAACCTTACTGAGCTTGTGGGACCACTGCCAAAGACAATGACTGACTTGTATGCAAGCAACAATAAAATTTCCAAGATTACTCCCAACATTTTAGAAGGTCTGGAAAACCTTACTGTTGTACATTTGCAGCACAATGCTTTGAAAGAAGATTCCATTTCCGGTGCATTTAAGGGTCTAAAATCCCTCATGTACCTTGACCTAAGCTATAATCAGCTTACGAAACTACCCATTGGACTTCCACCAACTATCAATTTCCTTTATTTTGACAACAATAAGATCGGCAATATTCCAGACGAATACTTTCAAGGTTTCAAAGCTCTCCAGTATCTCCGTCTGTCCCACAATGATCTGAAAGATGCTGGGGTGCCTGGCAATGCCTTTAACATTTCAACCCTTATTGAGCTGGACCTGTCTTTTAATTCACTTGAAAAGATTCCAGCAGTGAATGAAGGCCTGGAAAACCTCTACCTGCATGTCAACAAAATCAAAA AATTCGATCTGAGCAGCTTCTGTAAGGTTGTTGGACCACTGGAGTACTCTCGAGTTAGACATCTGCGCTTGGATGGAAACAATATAACCCGTGCTGACATCCCTCAGGAAATTCACAACTGTCTCCGTATGGCTTCCGATATTGAGCTATAA